Proteins encoded together in one Impatiens glandulifera chromosome 1, dImpGla2.1, whole genome shotgun sequence window:
- the LOC124919347 gene encoding pentatricopeptide repeat-containing protein At5g39350-like, whose amino-acid sequence MINLLRRCQHLQDLKIFKSLLIVQGLIHTEPLSAEFIRQCFLLSASELALSAFQELDRPSLALQNLMVKRLCDDALFDDVLSLYKKSRLSSCPSDNYTFPFVIKACSVLADFDFGTEVHSVVMRSGFGDNVFVQTSLLDFYARCGQMSNARKVFDEIPQPDLVSWNALISGYSLNEKYIEVFKTFRELVVIGLKPNVSTFASTIPVCTRSGYLQTGMSLHSFAVKSGYSLNEIVIPSLISMYADCGNLSFAQNLFHCLPVNNISIWNSMISAYTKNHKSYDALSMFRKLLQSDLKPNSITFICVVPSLENLRSVLLCGSVHAHAIKCRLGDELPLMTSLLSMYAKLGDLNSAESIFGMMSSRNLLSWNSMISAYVKNGYADMALASFCNVHSSGVLPDAVSFLSIFLSCSELRALLLGKSAHAYCIKHNFNLDIDVSNSILSFYSDCHRLSTSFKIFERMEKRNTVTWNTLISGSMNNNEAEMSINVFRCMQREGACLDVVTVISVLRFHDGSVMGRFGMEVHGCAIKAGFVPDVSVENALISMYVNCDRLGDANFVFENMEFRTIVSWNAIMTGFRYRKLLDRVMALFRKMAHGNNREPNYVTYLNLLPACRTRYQGKSIHGFAIRIGIILEASLLTSIVIMYARFELIDYCFSLFESANKMNISLWNSIISACVQTKNAGKAISYFNRMLVTKVEPDNITVLGLISALIHINDLNLTDTTLSYLTKTGFIGDIAVSNALIDLYARCGSVLMARMLFESLVEKDVVSWSVMINGHGLNGECEAAISLLSQMELSGVKPDEITYLSALSACSHAGLVEECLGILDSMSRYETMPTMKHYACVVDLLGRKGHIKEAYDMIKKLPERASISILESLLGACFSHGNYVIGEEIGRLLVEMEPENSGYYVMLHNVYAAAERWSDAIRLRSNIETLRLRKMPAFSLG is encoded by the coding sequence ATGATTAATCTTTTGAGACGCTGCCAACACCTCCAAGACTTGAAGATATTCAAATCGCTTCTCATAGTTCAGGGCTTAATTCATACCGAACCACTATCAGCAGAATTCATCAGGCAATGTTTTCTTCTCTCCGCTTCTGAATTAGCTCTTTCTGCTTTCCAAGAATTAGATAGACCCAGTTTAGCCTTGCAGAATCTCATGGTTAAACGACTCTGTGACGATGCCCTGTTCGATGATGTATTATCACTATACAAAAAATCTCGACTTTCTTCTTGCCCGTCTGATAATTATACGTTTCCATTCGTAATCAAGGCATGTTCTGTTCTTGCGGATTTTGATTTCGGTACAGAGGTTCATTCTGTTGTCATGAGAAGTGGGTTTGGTGATAATGTATTTGTGCAGACATCTCTTCTTGATTTCTATGCTAGATGTGGTCAAATGAGTAATGCACGCAAGGTGTTTGATGAAATTCCTCAACCAGATTTGGTTTCCTGGAATGCTTTGATCTCTGGGTATTCTCTTAATGAGAAATATATTGAAGTTTTTAAGACTTTCAGAGAGCTTGTTGTGATAGGATTGAAGCCTAATGTCAGCACTTTTGCTAGTACTATTCCAGTATGCACAAGATCAGGTTATCTTCAAACAGGCATGTCTCTTCATTCCTTTGCTGTTAAATCTGGATATTCTTTGAATGAAATTGTGATCCCTTCTTTGATTTCAATGTATGCTGATTGTGGGAACTTGTCTTTTGCTCAAAACTTATTTCATTGCCTACCTGTGAATAATATATCTATATGGAATTCAATGATTTCTGCATATACGAAGAATCATAAATCCTATGACGCTCTTTCGATGTTTAGGAAACTCCTTCAATCCGACCTCAAACCGAATTCGATTACTTTCATATGTGTCGTTCCATCGCTCGAGAATCTCCGTAGTGTTTTACTTTGTGGATCGGTTCATGCACACGCTATAAAATGCAGGTTGGGAGATGAACTTCCATTGATGACTTCATTATTGTCAATGTATGCCAAACTTGGAGATTTGAATTCGGCTGAGTCTATCTTTGGGATGATGTCAAGTAGAAATCTGTTATCGTGGAACTCAATGATTTCTGCCTATGTGAAAAACGGGTACGCTGACATGGCTTTAGCTTCGTTTTGCAATGTACACTCTTCTGGGGTTCTCCCGGATGCAGTGTCGTTTCTTTCAATCTTTCTTTCATGCTCTGAATTGCGGGCGTTACTATTAGGTAAGTCAGCTCATGCTTATTGTATTAAGCACAATTTTAATCTTGATATTGATGTGTCGAATTCGATCTTGTCGTTCTATTCCGATTGCCATAGACTATCTACGAGtttcaaaatttttgaaaggATGGAAAAACGAAATACGGTTACATGGAATACTTTGATATCGGGTTCGATGAATAATAACGAGGCAGAAATGTCGATAAATGTATTTCGTTGTATGCAACGCGAAGGGGCTTGTTTGGACGTTGTTACAGTTATAAGTGTCCTTCGTTTTCACGACGGGAGTGTAATGGGGCGGTTTGGAATGGAAGTTCATGGATGTGCTATTAAAGCAGGGTTTGTACCCGATGTCTCTGTTGAGAATGCACTTATTAGTATGTATGTGAATTGCGATCGCCTTGGAGATGCGAATTTTGTTTTCGAGAATATGGAATTTAGGACGATTGTTTCATGGAACGCTATTATGACTGGTTTTCGCTATCGGAAGTTGTTGGATCGGGTTATGGCTTTGTTTCGCAAAATGGCGCATGGAAATAACCGTGAACCGAACTATGTTACTTATTTGAATTTACTACCGGCTTGTCGAACTCGATATCAAGGAAAGTCTATTCATGGATTTGCGATTAGGATTGGGATTATTTTAGAAGCTTCTCTTCTTACTTCTATTGTAATTATGTATGCTAGATTTGAATTAATCGATTATTGTTTTTCGTTGTTCGAATCGGCGAACAAGATGAACATTTCATTATGGAATTCCATCATTTCCGCATGTGTACAAACAAAGAACGCCGGAAAGGCGATATCCTACTTCAACCGAATGCTAGTAACGAAAGTCGAGCCCGACAACATCACGGTTCTCGGATTGATTTCGGCTCTTATTCATATAAATGACTTAAATCTCACGGATACAACATTGTCTTACTTGACGAAAACGGGATTCATCGGAGACATTGCTGTTTCAAATGCACTAATCGATCTCTATGCAAGATGCGGAAGCGTTTTGATGGCTAGGATGCTATTTGAAAGTTTGGTTGAAAAAGACGTAGTGTCTTGGAGTGTGATGATAAATGGGCATGGCTTAAACGGGGAATGTGAAGCCGCGATATCTCTTCTATCGCAAATGGAACTTTCGGGTGTGAAACCAGATGAGATCACTTATTTATCTGCTTTATCGGCTTGCAGTCATGCCGGTTTGGTCGAAGAGTGCCTAGGAATTCTTGACTCGATGTCGCGATATGAGACGATGCCCACGATGAaacactatgcttgtgtggtggaCCTTCTCGGGAGGAAAGGTCACATTAAGGAAGCTTACGATATGATTAAGAAATTACCCGAGAGAGCTTCGATAAGCATTCTCGAATCTTTGTTGGGTGCTTGTTTTAGTCACGGGAATTATGTAATCGGGGAAGAAATCGGTCGTCTTTTGGTGGAAATGGAACCCGAAAACTCGGGTTATTATGTAATGCTACATAATGTATATGCAGCTGCCGAAAGATGGTCGGATGCTATTAGGTTGAGGTCTAATATAGAAACGTTACGGCTTAGGAAAATGCCTGCTTTTAGTTTaggttaa
- the LOC124936980 gene encoding dynein heavy chain-like protein PF11_0240, with protein MEMKVKDEDKDVKVDEEEKKVVNGVEDEKSVDVKVKDEKSVESLEDEESVYVKVKDEKSVEGEKDKDEESVVEDEMLLTEMRRQGIKKEKKTKVEDDDDLKVYNTPPKATYMQNRRMRKLKTDLSYTNPSLGKLAKTNDPLTVNPFKNLKMSCWIK; from the coding sequence atggagatgaaggtgaaggatgaggATAaggatgtgaaggtggatgaaGAGGAGAAGAAGGTGGTGAATGGTGTGGAAGATGAGAAGAGTGTGGAtgtgaaggtgaaggatgagaAGAGTGTGGAGAGTCTGGAGGATGAGGAGAGTGTGTATGTGAAAGTGAAGGATGAGAAGAGTGTGGAGGGTGAGAAGGATAAGGATGAGGAGAGTGTGGTGGAGGATGAAATGTTACTCACCGAAATGAGGCGACAAGGAataaagaaggagaagaagacgaaggttgaagatgatgatgatttaaAAGTATACAACACTCCTCCTAAAGCAACATATATGCAAAATAGGAGGATGAGGAAGCTGAAAACAGATCTCTcgtacaccaacccttctttgGGAAAATTGGCAAAGACAAATGATCCATTAACAGTCAAtcccttcaaaaatttgaagatgagtTGTTGGATTAAGTAA
- the LOC124937000 gene encoding zinc finger CCCH domain-containing protein 56-like → MSHKGRHCNKFYTSDGCPYGDSCKFLHDDKSKEERESVVISLGPTEGRQSGGGSVGSVVAGSSLGNWKTRICNKWEMMRYCPYGNKCRFAHGSHELPEYTRGHVEPEGRAVVAAPSRPSTENAIVGSTSTVPQSDGNLIGVPLQRLPVPFPRLKQRHMRRDCNLVSRIYADWIDDIE, encoded by the exons ATGTCTCATAAAGGGCGTCATTGTAACAAGTTCTATACGAGTGATGGCTGCCCGTATGGAGATAGTTGTAAGTTTCTTCACGATGATAAGTCTAAAGAAGAACGGGAGAGTGTGGTTATAAGTTTGGGCCCAACAGAAGGTCGTCAGAGTGGTGGTGGATCTGTAGGAAGTGTTGTGGCTGGATCGAGTCTTGGGAATTGGAAAACAAGGATTTGCAATAAGTGGGAGATGATGCGTTATTGCCCATATGGTAACAAGTGTCGTTTTGCTCATGGATCGCACG AACTGCCTGAATATACTAGAGGACATGTGGAGCCAGAAGGTCGGGCTGTGGTGGCTGCACCTTCTAGACCTTCAACCGAAAATGCAATAGTTGGATCTACGTCTACTGTTCCTCAATCAGACGGAAACCTCATCGGAGTTCCTCTACAAAGGTTGCCGGTTCCATTTCCTAGGCTAAAACAACGTCACATGAGGAGGGATTGCAACTTGGTTAGCCGAATATATGCGGATTGGATTGATGACATTGAATGA
- the LOC124919348 gene encoding uncharacterized protein LOC124919348 — translation MANPGGVGSKFVSVNLNKSYGPSSHHHSSGSSYGQAAAGRVRTGPHGGGGGGGGGGGGMVVLSRPKSSQKTVPKLSVPPPLNLPSMRKEHERFDLSGSGAGSTSTGGSGTVPRPTSSGMGWTKTGASVGLQDKDGKLSGEAHGYEQGMQVAPDGTSSYTPFLARSNGTGIQGSISAPFTMKGPMLRGEDFPSLQAALPTPSSGPVHKAKDGLQKTQKHATVEDSFPEQTDGSLVKPLVDMRPHSRSSNYSHVNGSNDNNSIYGLGSSHSREQSRKHEEYLPGAFPLLRLNPRSDWADDERDTSNRFSDRTQNHGFSKSDAQWDGEFDIPKHNAFPAKQVQYDRWSHRDDMKAKIPYHRDVGTPNGEGNMQRTAPIVKHVSYSEEVASNRSGAGERSIGHKYAPPHFGDNLRDDRSIINRESFPGRKDVRFSQEGRHQFNQDHYRNEQSNRNHTNAVQNNPVLKSSYSTNKWAHTNDSVFNYSREKPPVIKADRPYLDDPFSNDHGVASFDEIDPLTGTILGVIKRKKDAKQTDFHDPVRESFEAELERVQQMQEKERQRIYEEQERVMEQARREEEDRHRMIREEEERQKRLEEEARLAARREEHERLEAIRIAEEQRIARDEEKQRILMEEERSKERAKQKLLELEARIAKRQSEASKSDPTAVVTDDKDKDIYRTQDADNWEDSERMVERITTSAHSESSSDNKPYESDLRPQPPFRDGYSVYPDRTKPSNLWRRDIHEDDNNSSYIQNDEENGSHRHMQNTSSIARAFPRKEIHGRNSQGGVINHIKDQRWSSTVSGDVYNRNRETNNDFDGNFAERYGGGWGEGHFRGNPSHSSFAETDELYSYTRSRYPVRQPRVLLPPPSLESIRKTSFRVENEQPSSSSFGDDEGHYNHHASRSEPAMRRGYYNAEQENSEASADVQIRNSVPEQRPEECSTTRCDSQSSLSVSSPPDSPVHLSHDDLDESGVSPVISVIAEGKEVSSSANELFGKENPGALLHSLSAASVHEGWAPEDERDLLGQEEYDEDGVGYNEEEIHEGNDEQMDLTHVFDDLHLELEDGGGSLVLGFNDGVEVGIPIDDEFDRNSKNEPRSFGILEVQVQEQERDDRLEGVEENLVPASEFSVMDTEDSSRTMEETKTSVQDFVTQPASETYGPSSSSDMMTAAAVPSSSSQTDVPPPNLHFGLFSGPSLIPSPFPAIQIGSIQMPLHLHSPVGSTFSHVHSSQPPFVQFGQFRYASPISPGILPISPSIVHSSSGQSSRGLLSIQPDLEKSPYNITNNAQLQKGQTVFPHPNINKVNEFTSLVDGERNHVSALLKEAVTEKESVGSKAPSSLSRAKGNRSDYSYRNAGSRSSYSTVESSHSFSAGFQRRPRRTTQRAESKVWESVDKKQSSGQVSSNNYFRPKEDKPTFYRRTTHDYVKRESKNGSSRLPMKPTVESLGSGSSISHGAEPASQHDKKMVEQMLTQSGDGNLKRNSILPEEDEDAPLRSGVVRVFKQSGIEVPSDEDDFIEVRSKRQMLNVRREQREKEIKAKSQVPKASSRRLRSTPQTFVSASSNRRTTSVGSHISKVIHSDFGVSQGKILANVEASTGLQTIVSPPLAPIGTPAASSNVLQADKRPHNVKAVSTGGEGLGSGVMFQSKSKILDSIQTSLSSWNNNSRINEQVLSLTQTQLDDAMKPHKYEPSVTSIMDHGSVDSDVAKKDKIFSSATNPINSLLAGEKIQFGAVTSPSILLPINRVVKHGNGGAPGSSRPDIKISQNITAANNDTGVLFNKDKLPNKPCTNVDVSEAEAAGSAVSVAAISSDEVKVGNGLLGTCNITGLNVDQTLVGQSRSEDSLSVSLPADLSVENPPISFWPGLLSPHSSSSQSLPHFSGGGPSHFPFFEMNHPMLGGPVFAFGRQDESSSSQQSQNNSNSTPMGVWQQCHSGIESFYGCPPTGFTGPFLSSSPGGGGGVQGLPPHMVVYNHFAPVGQYGGLSFMGTTFIPSGKQQHQQPDWNHNHPAAGIISEGGDVINMVNGQRIPPPPSLATATVQHLAPGSPLFSMPSPLPMFDGSPYQAAPDMSSVQGRWSHISSSSVAAQQQQKESTKFCQVVPPPSNVEQVITRFDSPTPPTSSSSPSDTNRNFDKIRSNNSLLMEPHSQGVITRNSSVTTTTKLPESGNETNNSSHIKNNNGFKWQPQQHQHQKNVYNNHQSHQRKNEWSSSNQNHHRMGFHGRNQSVGGGGDKTYPSSSIKMKQIYVPKTTQNPTSG, via the exons ATGGCTAACCCTGGAGGAGTGGGGTCGAAGTTTGTGTCTGTGAATCTGAACAAGTCTTATGGGCCGTCTTCTCATCACCATTCATCCGGTAGCTCCTATGGTCAGGCTGCTGCAGGCCGAGTCAGAACTGGTCCTCatggtggaggaggaggaggaggtggtggaggTGGAGGCATGGTGGTTTTATCACGCCCTAAGAGTTCACAAAAGACTGTGCCCAAGCTATCAGTTCCACCCCCCTTGAATTTGCCGTCTATGAGGAAAGAGCATGAAAGGTTTGATTTATCTGGATCAGGAGCTGGGTCAACTAGTACTGGTGGTTCTGGCACTGTGCCGAGGCCTACTTCATCTGGCATGGGTTGGACAAAGACGGGAGCTTCTGTTGGCTTACAGGATAAAGATGGGAAATTAAGTGGCGAGGCTCATGGTTATGAACAAGGCATGCAAGTTGCCCCTGATGGGACGTCTAGTTACACGCCATTCTTAGCTCGTTCAAATGGAACTGGAATTCAAGGTTCCATATCAGCTCCATTTACAATGAAAGGTCCCATGCTGAGAGGTGAGGACTTCCCCTCACTGCAGGCTGCCCTGCCTACTCCTTCATCTGGGCCTGTTCACAAAGCGAAGGACGGCTTGCAGAAGACTCAGAAGCATGCGACGGTTGAGGATTCATTCCCTGAGCAGACTGATGGTTCTCTTGTGAAGCCTTTGGTTGACATGCGTCCGCATAGTCGATCATCCAATTATTCTCATGTGAATGGCTCCAAtgataataatagtatttatgGATTGGGCAGTTCACACTCAAGAGAGCAATCGAGAAAGCATGAAGAGTATTTGCCTGGCGCATTTCCATTACTTCGCCTGAATCCAAGATCTGACTGGGCTGATGATGAGCGGGATACAAGTAACAGATTTTCTGATCGAACCCAAAATCATGGTTTTTCGAAGAGTGATGCTCAATGGGATGGAGAATTTGATATTCCCAAGCACAATGCTTTTCCAGCCAAACAGGTACAGTATGATAGGTGGAGTCACCGTGATGATATGAAGGCAAAAATCCCTTATCACCGAGATGTAGGGACTCCTAATGGAGAAGGTAATATGCAGAGAACTGCCCCTATAGTGAAACATGTATCTTATTCGGAAGAGGTTGCAAGTAATAGATCTGGCGCAGGTGAAAGGTCAATAGGGCATAAGTATGCCCCTCCGCATTTTGGGGACAATTTGCGAGACGACAGATCCATTATAAATCGGGAATCTTTTCCTGGGAGGAAGGATGTTAGGTTTTCTCAAGAAGGAAGACATCAATTCAATCAAGACCACTATAGAAATGAACAATCTAACAGAAATCATACAAATGCTGTACAAAACAATCCAGTGTTGAAATCTTCGTACTCGACCAATAAATGGGCACACACGAATGATTCAGTGTTCAACTATTCTCGGGAAAAGCCCCCAGTCATAAAGGCTGACAGACCTTATCTAGACGACCCATTTTCGAACGACCATGGTGTTGCAAGCTTTGATGAAATAGATCCTCTGACTGGAACTATTCTTGGTGTtattaagagaaaaaaagatGCAAAACAGACTGATTTCCATGATCCTGTTAGAGAATCTTTTGAGGCTGAACTTGAGAGGGTTCAACAGATGCAAGAGAAAGAGCGACAGCGTATTTACGAAGAACAAGAGAGAGTTATGGAACAAGCTCGACGAGAAGAAGAGGACAGACATCGCATGATCAGGGAGGAGGAAGAACGTCAGAAAAGGCTCGAGGAAGAAGCCCGATTAGCTGCTCGAAGAGAGGAGCATGAAAGACTGGAAGCGATACGTATTGCGGAAGAACAAAGAATAGCTAGAGATGAAGAGAAACAAAGAATACTTATGGAGGAAGAGCGAAGCAAAGAGAGGGCAAAGCAGAAATTGTTAGAGTTGGAGGCTAGAATAGCCAAGAGACAATCAGAAGCATCAAAAAGTGATCCGACGGCTGTGGTAACAGATGATAAAGATAAGGATATCTACAGGACTCAGGACGCTGACAACTGGGAAGACAGTGAGAGGATGGTCGAGAGAATAACTACTTCAGCCCATTCCGAGTCATCCAGTGATAATAAACCTTACGAGTCTGATTTGAGGCCACAACCACCTTTTCGAGATGGATATTCTGTTTATCCAGACAGGACAAAGCCTTCTAATTTATGGAGGAGAGATATACACGAAGATGACAACAACTCTTCTTATATTCAAAATGATGAAGAGAATGGGAGCCATCGCCACATGCAAAACACATCCTCTATTGCTAGAGCTTTTCCTAGGAAGGAAATACATGGAAGGAATTCTCAAGGTGGAGTTATCAATCATATAAAAGACCAGAGGTGGAGCTCCACTGTGAGTGGTGACGTATACAATAGAAACAGAGAAACCAATAATGACTTTGATGGGAATTTTGCTGAAAGATATGGTGGGGGATGGGGTGAAGGCCATTTCCGTGGCAATCCTTCTCATTCTTCTTTTGCAGAGACAGATGAACTTTATTCATATACAAGATCACGCTATCCAGTGAGACAACCTCGTGTACTTCTTCCACCTCCATCGTTAGAATCAATCCGTAAAACTTCATTCAGAGTAGAAAACGAGCAACCCAGTTCATCAAGTTTTGGAGACGATGAAGGGCACTACAATCATCATGCATCAAGAAGTGAACCAGCTATGCGGAGGGGATATTATAATGCTGAGCAGGAAAATTCTGAAGCCTCCGCTGATGTCCAGATACGAAACTCTGTGCCAGAGCAGAGACCCGAGGAGTGTAGCACAACAAGGTGCGACTCTCAATCCTCTCTCTCTGTTTCAAGCCCACCTGATTCCCCTGTTCACCTTTCCCATGATGACTTGGATGAATCTGGAGTTTCTCCTGTAATAAGTGTCATTGCAGAAGGAAAAGAGGTTTCTTCGTCCGCTAATGAATTGTTTGGGAAAGAGAATCCTGGTGCTTTATTGCATTCTCTATCTGCTGCTTCTGTTCATGAAGGTTGGGCTCCGGAGGATGAGAGGGATTTGTTGGGGCAAGAAGAATATGACGAGGATGGTGTTGGTTATAATGAAGAagagatccatgaaggaaatgaTGAGCAAATGGATCTGACTCATGTGTTTGATGATTTGCACTTAGAACTAGAAGACGGTGGTGGTTCCTTGGTATTGGGTTTTAATGACGGTGTTGAAGTAGGCATACCAATTGATGATGAGTTTGATAGGAATTCCAAGAATGAACCAAGATCTTTTGGAATTTTGGAGGTACAGGTGCAAGAACAAGAACGGGATGATAGATTGGAAGGTGTGGAGGAAAACCTTGTGCCTGCAAGTGAGTTTTCTGTGATGGATACTGAAGATTCTTCTAGAACGATGGAAGAAACCAAGACTTCAGTGCAAGATTTTGTCACTCAGCCTGCTAGTGAAACTTACGGACCCTCCTCAAGCTCTGATATGATGACAGCTGCTGCAGTTCCTTCTTCTTCTAGCCAGACAGACGTACCACCCCCTAATCTGCATTTTGGGCTCTTTTCTGGTCCTTCTTTGATTCCATCTCCATTCCCAGCAATACAGATCGGTTCCATACAGATGCCTCTCCATTTACATTCACCTGTTGGTTCAACATTTTCCCATGTACATTCTTCACAACCGCCATTCGTCCAGTTTGGGCAGTTTCGGTATGCATCTCCCATCTCCCCGGGTATTCTTCCAATTTCTCCGTCAATTGTTCATTCCAGCAGTGGTCAGAGCTCTAGAGGCCTTCTTTCCATCCAACCTGATCTAGAGAAGTCTCCTTACAATATAACTAACAATGCTCAGTTGCAGAAGGGTCAAACTGTTTTTCCTCATCCAAACATAAACAAGGTTAATGAGTTTACTTCTCTagttgatggtgaaagaaaccATGTTTCTGCTTTGCTGAAAGAGGCTGTAACTGAGAAAGAATCTGTAGGATCAAAGGCTCCAAGTTCGTTATCACGTGCCAAAGGAAATAGGTCTGACTATTCGTACAGAAATGCCGGGTCCAGGTCATCTTATTCTACGGTTGAATCATCTCATTCCTTTTCTGCTGGATTTCAAAGAAGGCCTCGACGTACAACTCAACGAGCTGAGTCTAAAGTGTGGGAAAGTGTAGATAAGAAGCAATCAAGTGGACAAGTATCTTCAAACAACTATTTTAGGCCTAAGGAGGACAAGCCAACTTTCTACAGAAGAACTACACATGATTATGTAAAACGTGAGTCCAAGAATGGATCCAGTAGGCTACCGATGAAGCCTACAGTTGAATCTTTGGGCTCGGGTTCATCTATTTCTCACGGGGCTGAACCTGCAAGTCAACATGATAAGAAAATGGTGGAGCAAATGCTTACCCAGTCTGGAGATGGTAACTTgaaaagaaactcaattcttcCAGAAGAGGATGAAGATGCTCCTCTGCGGAGTGGAGTTGTGCGTGTTTTTAAGCAATCTGGCATAGAAGTTCCAAGTGATGAAGATGATTTCATTGAGGTTAGGTCAAAGCGGCAAATGTTGAATGTCCGACGTGAGCAGAGGGAAAAGGAAATCAAAGCTAAATCACAAGTCCCAAAG GCGTCATCTCGTAGGCTTCGCTCTACACCTCAAACTTTTGTATCCGCAAGCTCAAATAGAAGAACCACATCAGTTGGGTCACACATATCAAAGGTCATTCACTCTGATTTTGGGGTCTCTCAAGGAAAGATTTTGGCAAATGTTGAAGCTTCTACTGGATTACAAACTATTGTGTCGCCACCTTTAGCTCCGATTGGCACACCTGCTGCGAGTTCTAATGTACTGCAGGCTGATAAAAGACCACATAATGTCAA AGCTGTCTCTACTGGTGGAGAAGGACTTGGTTCTGGTGTTATGTTTCAGAGCAAGAGCAAGATTTTGGATAGCATTCAAACATCTTTGTCGTCATGGAATAATAATTCAAGGATTAATGAACAG GTATTGTCTTTGACTCAGACGCAACTTGATGATGCCATGAAGCCACATAAATATGAACCAAGTGTTACTTCTATCATGGATCATGGTAGTGTTGATTCAGATGTAGCCAAAAAGGACAAAATATTTTCTTCTGCTACGAACCCAATAAATTCCTTGCTTGCAGGGGAAAAGATCCAATTTG GCGCGGTTACATCTCCTTCAATTCTCCTTCCCATAAATCGTGTTGTAAAACATGGGAATGGTGGAGCTCCAGGCTCATCTCGTCCCGACATCAAAATCTCTCAGAATATAACTGCAGCCAATAATGACACTGGGGTTCTTTTTAACAAGGATAAGCTCCCCAATAAACCATGCACTAATGTAGATGTTTCTGAAGCTGAAGCGGCGGGTTCAGCTGTTTCTGTTGCAGCCATTAGTAGTGATGAGGTCAAAGTTGGGAATGGATTGTTGGGTACTTGCAATATTACAG GTCTGAATGTTGACCAGACACTTGTTGGTCAATCAAGATCCGAAGATTCTTTGAGTGTTTCTCTTCCAGCAGACCTGTCTGTGGAGAATCCTCCAATCTCATTTTGGCCAGGTTTACTTAGTCCTCATAGTTCCTCTAGTCAGTCGCTCCCTCACTTTTCTGGGGGTGGGCCATCTCATTTTCCCTTCTTTGAAATGAACCACCCTATGTTAGGGGGTCCGGTTTTTGCATTTGGTAGACAGGATGAATCGTCTAGTTCTCAACAGTCGCAAAATAATAGTAATTCTACACCTATGGGTGTATGGCAGCAGTGCCATTCTGGGATAGAGTCATTTTACGGTTGTCCACCAACAGGTTTTACGGGTCCTTTCCTTAGTAGTAGTcctggtggtggtggtggtgttCAAGGCCTTCCTCCTCATATGGTAGTTTATAACCATTTTGCACCAGTTGGTCAATATGGTGGTTTGAGTTTCATGGGTACCACTTTTATTCCATCGGGTAAGCAACAACATCAACAACCTGATTGGAACCACAATCATCCTGCAGCTGGTATTATTAGTGAGGGAGGAGATGTCATCAATATGGTTAATGGTCAACGAATACCTCCTCCTCCTAGCTTGGCTACTGCTACAGTTCAACATCTTGCCCCCGGTTCACCGCTTTTCTCCATGCCTTCTCCTTTGCCTATGTTTGACGGGTCTCCATACCAG GCTGCTCCTGATATGTCCTCAGTTCAAGGTCGGTGGTCCCACATTTCATCATCATCAGTGGCGgctcaacaacaacaaaaggAATCAACTAAGTTTTGTCAAGTAGTACCACCACCATCCAATGTTGAGCAGGTTATTACCAGGTTCGACTCTCCTACTCCTCCAAcgtcatcatcatcaccatCCGATACCAACAGGAATTTTGACAAAATTAGATCCAACAACTCTTTGCTCATGGAACCCCATTCCCAAGGTGTTATTACAAGGAACAGCTCTGTAACCACCACCACCAAACTCCCTGAATCTGGCAATGAGACTAATAATAGTAGCCacatcaaaaataataatggttTCAAATGGCAGCCGCAGCAACACCAACATCAGAAGAATGTGTACAACAACCATCAATCTCATCAAAGGAAGAATGAGTGGTCATCATCAAACCAAAACCACCATAGAATGGGATTCCATGGAAGAAACCAGTCGGTTGGGGGAGGAGGAGATAAGACTTATCCTTCATCATCGATCAAGATGAAGCAGATATATGTCCCTAAAACAACTCAGAATCCAACTTCGGGATGA